From the genome of Lonchura striata isolate bLonStr1 chromosome 18, bLonStr1.mat, whole genome shotgun sequence:
gcagagggagaacAAGAAGATGACCAGCATCTGCATCGACGGGGGACACGCCGTGGATGCCAGCGCCATCCAGGAGTCCTCcatgcagccctggcagcccctgggGGAGAAGACCATCCTGGGGTACAACTTGAAGAAGAAGATCAGCAAGAAGCACCAGAAGCTGTGCCGCAAGATGCTGACGCCCGAAATCCAGTACCTGACTGACCTGGGGGCCAACCTCTGGATCACCAAGCTATGGAGCTACGTGCGGGACTTCCTCAAGTGGTAGGGGCTGGCAGGTGCCCCGCTTCCCTGGGGAAGAACCAggtgcttttgtttttgttactCATGGTTCTCTTGGTTTGGAACTGGCTGGAGGCTCTGGAGCCCAGGAACTTTTCGGGGGACCCTCCATCACcttcctgcagagctccagcttgcacaggagagcagggactctgcctccATGAGCGGGGTCAAGGACTGGGGGCTCAGGGGTGGTGTTTTCCTGCAGGATCCACTTCTTCCTTCCCCACAGAAAAGCTGGAGTGGGGATTTGTGAAGGATGTGGCCTCATCACAGCGGGAGCAGCATGCATCACCAGgttgctggctgcaggcagggatgtgctgggacaGCAGTGGTAGAGGGTCTCCCTTGCCCGAGGTGGGCAGAGATGCCCACAGGGAACCCAACCCTCCAGGTGCTCCTCAAATCACCCCACTGAGTCCTGCTTTTGGGGTGTGGGAATGTCAGAACCTGCTGCACTGCCTCAGCTCATGGGTGTGATGAGTGCAGCATGTTCTCAGCCCACCCACAGCCATCACTCCATGCCAGGCTGTGACCCGGAGCCATTTGGAGATTGGAAAACCCATCCCAAAAGCCCCCACCTTTATCAACAGGTCCCCGTGGCAAAGGGCACACCCTCACTGCCTCACTGGCCCCATCGTCCCAGTTAGAGGAGCCCATGGCCCTGGTCCCTACAGGGGACATCCCAAAAGGCCAACAGGGTCTGGTGACAACTGGTGtggggaggagatgggagcGGGTGCAGTGGGACTGTCCCCGTGATGCCATCCGGGGCACGGTGGGGATGCTGagggccggggctgccccaGTCCCCACCCTGCCTTGGGGACAAACCTCGTGcatcccagctgggctggatgaCACTGGTGACACCGTGTCCCACGGAgagtagccctggctgggcacaAGAGTGGCACCTGTGGCTGAGCCACCCCCCAGCAAAGGGACCCCCTTGTCCCCCCCACCTGTGTTCTGCTCCTTCTGTAAAgaccagaaataaaaaaacaatttaCTTTTGTAATATAATTGTACGTTTGGTAGTTTTGGATATAAGGATGGTCTAGCTGGTCTCCAGCCATCTCCTCCTTCTCTGGGATGGGGTGGATGGGGTCAGGGTGTTCTTAGAGCCACAGCAGGATGTTcagccagcccctgctcctgggagcTCCCCAGGGTCCTGgcaccactgtccccatcaGTCCTGGGGGAGGAGGGCCCCGTGCCCCCCGGCAGTGCTGAGCAATGAGACCCTCAGTGCGAGTGGGGCGCTTGGGTCTGTCTCCAGTGTccctgctgggtgctgggggaCACCCCCATGGTGTGCAGGTGCCCCCAGGAAGATCTGCTGGCTtcacagggacagcagagccaTGGGACCAGCCATCACTGGGGACACAAACCACTCGTGCCACTGTGTTCCTGCTCTGGTGCTGGTGGGGGGCACCTTCCTTCAGGGGTGGCCACGGGACTTGCACTCTGCACCCAGGCCACCAGTCAGCCCAGTCAGAGGAGGCCTGTGGTGGGGCTGTGATGGGGACTCCTGAGGCAGGCAGGACCCAGGGACACAAGCGCTTCCCCAGGTCTGTGTCCTGGCTGTGACTGAGCTGCCGCTCCCAGGTGGTGTtcctctgcagcagagctgtgatggGACAaggaggggagctggggacggggACTGAGACTCTCTGGTGGGACCAGGATCAGCCATGGGATCCTGACAATGGTGGAGTCAAAACTGTGGTGGGTTAAGAACCTTGCGGTGCGACCAGGGACATCCAAGGGACCAAGGCTGAGTGATGGGACCAGGCCGTGGAGAACTGGGATCTAGGATCAGGGCAAATTGGCTGGATCAGGACCATGTGCAGGAGTAAAAGGACATGGTGGAGCAGCACCATGCACAGGACCAGGACTAACTGCTGGGGATGGGACCTCATGGTGGGATCTGCACCTTCCTGAGGACCAGGACCACACCTGGGAACAGGACTGATTGGCATGTATGGGACCAGGACTAACTGGTGGTTATGGGATCATGCTCAGGACCACCTGCAGGACCAGTCTgagtggtggcactgggactgTGGGGTAGAATGGGGACCGGAAGATGGGCACAGGCTCTTGTGGTGGGACTGGGAAAGTGTGAGGGATGGGACCAGCCCCAGGTGTGGAGCTGCCAATGGCTGCAGAGACCAAGCAAAGCCCCCAACACCATCAGTGCCAGCTGGGACCCATTGgcacccagccccacatcctTAAAGACCCCCAGCTGGTGGGGTGGGGATGCTGCTCactgggatggagctgtgcttgctggtgctggtgtgtggggctgtgctggaggtggCAGGTgagtggggctgggatccccCTTCATTCCTCCCACTGGTTGTCCTGGGGGTGGTGGGTGCCCCTTGCTTCACTCAGTGCTGGTTCCTGATGGTCACCTGGGGGCTGGCCTGGGGTAGAGGAGCCTTCCTAAAATGATCCCAAGCTCTGAGGATTGGGGCAAGGGGCTGCCAGGAGCTTCCCTGatgtcccagcagagctggtgggtCCTGGGTGGGTCTGTGGCTGCTGACAGTGGTGTCCCACTCCACGAGCAGCTCCTggtctgtccccagccctgggcagggtcacGGTGCTGGGAATGCTCCTGGTGTATTCCTcctggggtggggctggggacagaggagcCCCTGATGTGCTCCCAGGTGCTCTCCCTGCTTTTGTGCTGCTGCCACCTGTCCCAAACAAGCCCTAGGGACACCTGAGGACCTGGATGTCCTTGCTGTGTCTGGGACATGCTACTGCTGGCTCAGCCCTCCCCTTTCAGGGACCACCATGGCTCCAGTTGCCTCAGAGCCCCCTGGTCCCACGGTGACAGCTCCAGTGATGTCctcaggcacagggacagggagagttCCTGCTCACCCCCACGCTGAGGAGCCCATCATGAACTTCACCTTGAGGCTCCTGCATGGTGAGTGCTGCAGGAAAACACAGGGGGGGTGAGACCATGGGATGGGTCCAGCCAAGACCCTGAGGCTCAACCAGCAGCAGTCAGTGCCTCTCCTGGCTGGCCCCAGCACTAGGACCACCAGGAACAGTGGCAGTCCCTGCAGGAACTGCCCCCTGTCCTTGTGGAGGGTGTAGGGCTTTGAGATGTTCCCAATCCTGTGCCTGATACTACAATGGGGATTGGGGGTCAGCTCTGCCCCTGATGGGGGACATGGTCCCTCTCAGCTCCATGGGTGGTCCAGGAAGATGCTGTAGATCTGAGAGCAGGAAAGGCAGGCCTGGGGGGCAGAGCCAGGATGGGGGGTGGGCTCTGAAAGGGGGAATTCTAGGGATAGTGGTCTGGGACGTGTCTGGTGCCCTGTCTCTGCTGGGATAGGTTTGAGGGTGTCACAACCCATACTTCTCAGAGGACTCCAGTGCCACTCCAGAGAAGCTGCCAGTGCTCAGCCCTGGCTCTATGATCCACCTGGAAGCCAGTGTCCACTTCAGTCCCAGCATCTCCATGAAGATCCACGTGGATCAGTGCTACTGGACCACCACGGAGCAGCCAGGACACACCAGGAGAATCTTCATGGTGGTGAACAGCCGTGGGTCAGTGCTGGTGGGGCAGGAAGcaggggctccttctccagccACCCCTGGGTCCTGCAGGACCTCCTGATGGAAAGGGATGCCCAGAGCCTGGAGGCAGCCCTGGAATGTCCTGTGTCACTCTCCTGCCACAGGTGCCTGCACGGGGAGAAGCTGGGGAACGTGTCTGTGCAGCACCAGAGAGGGGAGTCTGTCCTCCAGCTCTCCATCCTGGCCCCTACGCTGGAGGGTGAGCCCGAGGAAGAGCAGGTGAGGTAGGGATGACGCCCTTGGTGGTGGGATGGAGATCCCAGGGAGGGGGTTGACCTGGGTGTCCCAAAACATTGTCCATCCTGAGACACAGTGCTCCTGCTGGGGTGGCCTCAGCCCCACAGGGTCGTGTGGAAGGAGAGCAGGGTCCCTGAGGAAGGACATGGTGTCTCAGCAGGTCTACGTGCACTGCCTGCTGATGGCATGGGGACAAGGCCGTGCCACCAGGTCCTGCTTCTACAGCCACACCACGGCCAGGTACGCTGGGTGTCCAGGGACACAAGCACCCCGTGGGTGTGTTGGGGCAGAACCCACCCAAGTCACCCCACTGTGGATGTTACCTCTTAGTCAATGGTAGCTGGTGGCACTGCCAAAGGTCCCAGCTCCCCCATGTTGTGAAAGTGCTTGGAGACATCTCCCCTGGGGTGGCACCATGTGGGTCTCGTGGTGGAGTCTGGGGGCCCCTAGAGCCACCCCCCCACACACTTCTGacctctcctctcccagctggCACAATGCAGAGGACCCTGTCCGGAGTACCCCGTGCCACTGCTGTGACACCGGCTGTCCTGCTGCTGACACCCTCCGTGGAGACATGCCAGGTAccaggggtgggacagggcGGTCCCAGGTTGTTTTGGGGTCTTGGGAGGGCTCCTGGACCGGGGCTGGACTGCATTGAACGTATCCTCCCACAGCATGCCCAGGAGAGGGGACACTCCACTGGGAGACAGTTGGACCAGTGCTGGTGCAGAAGGAGAAGCTGCCGTGGTATGAAGGTGAGGGACACCCCAACCCtctcccatgtccccaaaacccccacccCTTGCGCTGAACCCCCTTCTGACCCCTAGGTGTGTTTTTTGCCATTCTCAGCACGCTGCTGGACAGTGAAGAGGTTCCtgctggctgggctggccctggtGGGCAGTGCCatgctgggggtgctgctggggctggccctgAACACCTGGCACCTGCGCAGACCCCAGCGGGGACAGCAGCCACCGAGGCAGAGGTGTCCCTTCCAGGTTGAGCTGCAGAGTGTGGTGGGGGCCCTGGTCCTCAGGGAGACAGAGAAACAGGGCAAGATGGGACCAGAGTCTCTTACTCGCCAATAAATGTGGTTTTGCTTcctccaaagcttctcctggTTGGTAGCGTGTGGATGTCACCAAGGGATGGAGATGTGCCCCTACACTGGCAAGCCACATCTCCAGCTTCCTGTGGTTTCCAGGTGTTGTGGCACCTCCAGCCTGTGGTGCAGGAGATGGTGGCTTCTGGCTGGGTGCCTCTCATGTCCTTGGAGACCATGGACATGGTGACAGCTCCTTGGGGACATCTCCAGGATGTCCCATGAGGCCGTGGAGATGGAGAGGTTCcagggtggggacagcagggctgctctgggcaggcagAGACCCCCTCTCCCAGGTGGAGACGCCTGAGGGATTGGGACCTCCCAGACCCATGTGTCCCCCAGGTGAGGATACGGCCTGGCTGTGGTGGCACCTCAGCATCACCCATCAGGGGTCACGTTTGAAATGGTTTATTAGGACCAGTGTGGGGCAGGGTGGCCACTCTGGGGGTCACCAGAGTGAGGGGTCACAGTAGGTGGGTCACAGCAgcatgcctcagtttccccagagCGTGCAGGGTGGTGCTCAGTGGGACGTCGGGGGCTCTCCTGGTGTCCTGTAAAGCTTGCGGAGGCTGGAATCCATCAGGAAATCCACGGTCCTGCAGTAGGAGAGGGCGTCAGCGGGGCTCAGGGTGTGGCTGGGGCACTGGATCTGATGTGGGATGGGTGGGGCTGTCCTTAATATCCCCCGAGACACCAGCGCCACCAAAACCAGGTTTAGTACAGCCTCACCGTGCTAATCCCGGCTCAGCTCCGGATAATCCCCATCCTGGCAGGGACATGTCCTGGCTGGACCCCAGCAAAGCCCCTCGGGAGTGGAGACATCTTTCAccaccctctgctcccagccccaagCCCATACTGGGACCGGTCTCCGACGGGACAAATGTGCTCATCCCTCTGGGCTGCGGGGATGGGGTGGTGGCTCCGCCTGTCCCCCCGCCCCAGGGGTGTCCTGTACCTGTCGATGGGGGTGATGATGAGGGGGATGGcagccagccccagggcagtggtggtcCAGCGGCGCACGGGCAGAGGCCAGCGGGtcagggaccccagcagggcCAGCGAGGCGGCGCAGAGCCGGTTGATGGTGAAGCCGGGGATGGCCACCGAGGCCAGGCTCTGCCACACGAAGGTGTCCACCACGGCCACCCCCACGCGGGTGGGGTCCTGTGCGTGGgcctggggggacacaggggtcggtggaagggcagggagggagaggctggggggtgaGGAGGGGGTGGCACTCACGGTGGCGGCTTTCCGACCCTTGTCGATGGCGTCGGCGGTCACGTAGGCGGTGGCCACGCCGTAGCTGGCCCACACCACCGGCACTGGCACCAGTGGGCGGAAGGACTCGCCCACCTCGTTGGCATAACCTGAGGGATGGTAGGGTCAGGGACCGACTGTCCCCATGTCACCCGTGCAGTGTCACTGGATGGATGCTGCACAGGGGGCGTTTGGAGTGCCTGGGTCTCCTTGGAcccactgcagcaggacagctgggctgggggtgaCCGCTGCCAGGGCTGGTGTCTGTGACTGCCCAGTGATAGTGACAGTGCCCACTTCTGGTGTCTATCTATGCCCAGTGCCTGGCAGGAGCCAGTAACTGGTCCTGGTACCCAGTGTCTGTGCACGGTGCTGGTGGATGATGCCACCAGCCAGTGTCGGTGACAGTGACAGGTACCTGGTGCTGGTGTGCAGTGCTGTTACCCTGTGTGCTGTGCCATGCAGTGTGCAGTGCCAGGGCCTGCTGTGTGGTACCAGAGCCCCAGATCAGTGCCTGGTACTTGGTGCTGGGTGTCAGTACCCAGTACCACGGAGCCAGCGCACTCCGTGGTCCCAGTGCTGGGTGTCGGTGCCCGGTACCCGGGCAGTGCAGTGCATGGTGCCCGGTACCCGACACGGTGTCTGGGGTCACGTCCCTAAAGCAGGGCCGGCTGTCAGTGCCTGGTTCCTGCTGTGGTGCCTGATGTTGCTGCCCGTGTCCG
Proteins encoded in this window:
- the MTFP1 gene encoding mitochondrial fission process protein 1 isoform X2, with the translated sequence MGPGEPDLYRDTWVRYLGYANEVGESFRPLVPVPVVWASYGVATAYVTADAIDKGRKAATAHAQDPTRVGVAVVDTFVWQSLASVAIPGFTINRLCAASLALLGSLTRWPLPVRRWTTTALGLAAIPLIITPIDRTVDFLMDSSLRKLYRTPGEPPTSH
- the MTFP1 gene encoding mitochondrial fission process protein 1 isoform X1; translated protein: MGPGEPDLYRDTWVRYLGYANEVGESFRPLVPVPVVWASYGVATAYVTADAIDKGRKAATVSATPSSPPSLSLPALPPTPVSPQAHAQDPTRVGVAVVDTFVWQSLASVAIPGFTINRLCAASLALLGSLTRWPLPVRRWTTTALGLAAIPLIITPIDRTVDFLMDSSLRKLYRTPGEPPTSH